From the genome of Lutra lutra chromosome 8, mLutLut1.2, whole genome shotgun sequence:
aaagcgtGAGCTACCTGTCCCCTTTCTGTTAACTCCTGTTCCATTCTTTAAGATACATCCACATGACATACTTCACTATACGAAGTATATTCTCCCTGAAATTCAACTATTCTTTGTTTCTCAAAAATGACAATACTTCCTCTTTCATGTATAAACCTCCAACCTGGTATCAGTTTAGAGTACCAAGATTCAAGACATATTTGTATACTTCCATTTAGCCTCTTGTTATTGAAATTGAGATTTTAGGACACTCTTATTTTGCCTGATTGGAAAGAAAGTTAATTTACTTACCTGAATATCTTCTCTATGAGTTTGAGTCCACAAAAGCAGTTAGTGAGTGGTAGAGCAGTTAGAATAACAAGGCAACAAATGATCATGAGTGTCAAGGGAATGATCTCCTCATGTCTGGTCCATTACTGTGGACTTCATCTCAGGAAAAGTATAATCAGTTTTGTTAATCAATTATAGCAGTTCTGTAGAATATGACTGGCTTGACTATTTGAGTTCAATTTAATGTCTGCACACAGCCCAAACCAGATCTTctacttgcttttgtttttaatatacagAATCTGAATAAATACCATATTGGAAGTTGTAGGTTAAGCACCAtaaataatttctgctttttaaaaaatgttttaataaatctATTATTTGGCAGAAGGGAGACTCCAAGGCTTGGTTTCTGGTTTGTTCCCAGGAttcacaaaaaagagaaaggctatattaaataataaagggAGAGTGCATAAGTGGATGTGAACATATTTTGTTTCAAAGTAGAGCCTTTGTTAGAGGAaatgtggagcctgtttaagaggAAAATGTGGAAGAGGAGCCATGTTTAGTAGAAAAATTTCAACTGAAATCCTGAGTGTTTCACAAATGAGATTATTCCCAAAACTATGGAAGAGCCTATGAAAATGTGAAGTCTGCATCATCGTTTGTTCAAGTTCAATTGTTCAACAATTTAGCAGGAACTAAGGACTCATGTAATATTGGGATGGCAAtgctatttatattttacaatgtTAGAGTTTCTTTGTACTTTCAGATCCTTTTATGGATTAGTAAATGCAATCAAGGAAACTGAGAAAAGTGAAATGACTTGTCACAGAGATAATACCTGAACTCTCAGTCTCATTAGTTCATGTTAACCCTTTCTATTCTTAAATGTGGTCATTTCTACTGGGCTTGATAAGGCTCtcagattaggggcgcctgggtggctaagtgggttaagcctctgccttaggctcacgtcatgatcccagagtcctgggatcgagccccacatcgggctctctgctctgcagggagcctgcttcctcctctctctctctgcctctccgcctacttgtgatctctgtctgtcaaataaataaataaaatctaaaaaaaaaaaaaaaaggctctcaGATTAGCACAGgctggaagacagagaaaaaatatacatatatattttttaaagtcgaATGTTTCACTTAAGATTCTTCTTATGACTCGAGTATACGTGACATAGGAATCTCCTTACCAGAACGCTCTGACTGGCAATTTTCAGCAAAGTAGCATTCATGTTAATACAGAACTGCTTACTCTCTTCCCATGTCAAGTTGCGCCTGAAGAATCCATAGCAGCTATCTCCATAATATCTCCAGTTTCTGTCACATGGGCTGCATTTATGGCCTTAAGGTGAAACCAAGCAGAGGAATCCATACTTTTTACTTTCACTTTCCCCATAATCACTATCTTCTGCAGATCTCCAGATTCCCTACAGATAACATCACAGAACTACtccaggggggaggggagatgaagaggTTACAAAACCATACTTACTGACAGTGTTCTTTTGTTCcaattgttttattaaatattgacaGAACTTCTTTGCTACTTGGTGCAGAGTTCCTGAGACATTTTTATTCTCCACTTGTTGGTGGTTTAGCTCTCTGACAGCTAGGTGTAAAAATTAGATAATTTGTAATCAGGATCGCATGGGTGATGCAAAGACCTTTCAAAGATCTTTAATTTCAGTAGAACTGTCAATCTGGAAAGTGTTTACTAGATACACATGAGTAAATGAGTACTGCAAAGGGGTCTGGGTAAAGGAGGatataaagaacaaattaagAACTATGCAAAACTGACAACTGATGCTTATCCAAAAGAAGACATGAACTctatgaagaagaaaatcacaaacaagaaaaatgcCATGATCAAATTGCATGCCCAAAATGAATGTTTTGATATTCCTTTGAATATAGATTTCTAAGCAGATTTCAGAGGAGAATGACacctgttatttttttcatgtaatatcaaaatatccatttatttaaaaaacactaatttctTGTGCCCAAAATAGTATGATATGCAAGTGAATAAACAATCGTGAACAAAAGATTCCAAAATATCTtgtgaacaaataaacaagcacaCAAACAGGCAACAGCTACATGGATGGTAATGTGATACTGCGGgcttttagatttataaaaagaaaatatatataaatgagatgGGATATGAATTGCTTCTGAGTGAAAGTAAATGCATTCATTAAACAAAGTGAGAAGGAGGGCATTTTAGGAAGAGGGAATACAATGGAGAGAAATttcaggcagggaaagaggatcTATCTGTGAAACAGAAAAGTCCAGGTTGGCTGGAACTGAAGATATGcaggatagagagagagaaaaaaaaaagagaagatagtgTGAATCTAGATTAAGGGGGATCCTAAAGACCAGTTTAAAgttcttgaaataatttcaattaaaGTGATTTGAATCAGAAGGAAAAGTCAGAGCTCTCCATTATTGAGAATATCTTGGCAGCCAAGTATAAGATGACTGAAGCAGCAACAAAGAGACACACAGTGACAATCAAGCTTAGTGGCATACACCAGGACTCAGGTTGTGCTTTCCTCAGAACAAATCTTTTGCAATGAGTCAATACTTACACATCATCCCCAGAGCCACCAGCCCAACAACTAACCCCATGCACAAGACCAGCAGAATCAAAGCCGTCACACGCCACAGAGGTGAGGAAGCAGGGTCAACTGTAGACATAGAATACAGATGTTAGGGGGCAGGCAGTATGGCGTAGCTATGGGGCAGTgtcacccctgccccctgccctctcaAGGCATTCTGAGTGATGTAAATAGCTTCATTGCCAGGTCTTGCTGGTGTTCCTTTAGGGATCATCAATAGAAAGTACAGCCCATTCCCATTCCACACATCGGTCCTTTTCCAATGGACTTTTTTCTGAGTCAAAACAGAGGTTTGTgttttgtgtcttgttttgtGCCCAACCCCATAAACAATTGCTTTTATAAGCAACAAATGAAGAATCACACCTATTTGCCAACAACTGAGAAAATGAGGTTATaacacattctttcctcttattCTCTTGGTTTCTATTCTACCCAACATTAAACTGTATAAGCCTTAACATAAAGTTCTCTGCTTTCATCTCTTATTGCTTATATTCTAAATAAATCTGTCTGAGCCTAAGTAGGTATTACTCAAATTCTGTAGAGCAGGAAGGTCAtcgggaaaataaaataaaatgatacgtGCTATCACTAGTAGAAAAAGGAAAGTGGGGTTGACCTATTTCAATAATTAACTTCCAGATCCCTGGCTCTGTGTATTCTTACCTGAGGTGAGAGCTGGCTTtcgatttttaatatttaaagtgatGTATCCATCTTCGTCCAGCATGGCTTCCCTTGGACTGCAAGTGAGCTCAGGGTTCAATGACTTTGCAAAATTGCAGTGTCCACTCTTAGAGATTTCAGTGCCTGCCAGTCCGTGTTCCTCCTCTTTCTGGTAAGGTGGAGTTATATGAGTTGGGGCACATATTTTTGGtcctgttttgttcttgttttttggatcttttttcttccaggaagccctttCATAGCTGTTCAGAGATACATGGACCTtgagcataaaaatataaaaataataacttgcaGTAAAGGAGTAGATAtcacatttgtttcctgttttcttatctTCAACTCTGAATGAAGGAATGTCTCCTTATTAtatcctttcaaagaacaaaagttCGTGCTTCATCTTAGCCTTAGTGGAGTCTAAATAGTATTGTTTAAATGAATTGCTTTCTGACGAAAATTCGTGGATAAAACACGAGCAGATACATAGTCTGTTCCATTGTGAGGAGCACGTCTAATGTAATTTGATCAAAAATGACCTAGAGTAGATGTTTCAAGGTTTTGTGTTCGAAGATGCCATTCCTAATTATGATCTAGAATTCATCCAAATTCTTGCATCATTCACAAAtcatattgtttaaaaatttgaGGACTGCACAGGAGGCAGACTTCATATTGCTTGGATTTAggcattaaataaaaaacaatcaaataaagtgaaataatatagaGTTAGTGATTACTGTCTTTCAGTAATGTTTTCACTTTAAAGTGAACATCCAGGAAGGGAAAAATCTTACGTGAAATTGTGTAATTTCAAGTACAGTGGTGCTTCAAAGAAGAGCTATTTGTGGAAGGGACAGGTTCCTAGTGCCCTTCACACTGGAGTGTGACTATACTATAGTAACTATATGTAACTATAACTATAGTTAAACACATTTAACTATAAAATGGGTTTTCAGATTATTACTGCAGCTCACATTGAAAGGAATTAGAATAGCTAGAGAAGGCTAGCTGCTGTACTAATGAATGGTATTAGTGAGTGTGCTGTCTATTTTGTCATTGGGTAGCTTTTATATAGTTTTGGagtagatatgtattttttatttttttgttaaaccTTTATGGCCAGAAAGTTACTTCTAAGTAACTTCTaggcatttttattataaataatcttatttttatggtttctttagTTAGTAGTGTCTTAGATTTTACTTTTCACTATAGAAATCACGTAAGATGTCACAGCAGGTATTTTGATTACTAATGTTCCCTTTGGTACATCTCATACATATTTGTCCTTCCTTTCTGTTATCTCCTTCACTCTGAATTCTTTGTcaattcacttaaaataatatttcatcttaaaatttCTTGCCCTACacaattcaaataattttaaaactgaggtaaagtataaacaaacaaacatgaaaggCATTGCCTGATTTAAGGAACCTAaacatgatttaaatattttcactaaAAACCAATCATTGTTCAAAAACCCCacttttaataaatatcaaatcTAATTAAAGTACTGAAAATCACATAATCAAATTTCTTAAGCCCCACACCCATTTTTTCCACTGGGTTTTGTAGCTCAAGTAAAATATTCGGTGTTTCCCAGTCATAAGCAGGGTAAATCCAGATCTTTAGTCGATCATTAATCTACCTCTGCTTCCATCTGCATAATTTCTCATTCAATCAAAGTGGACTGTTAGCTCTTCCTAGCAGTGCATGCTAACCCCTATCTCCCAGCAGAGCCTGGGAATTATTCTAGACCTCCCTTTCTGGCCGCCTTTATTCATACACCAAGTTCTGAGGCTTTTCTTCCACCTTTACTCCTCTGTTCCATGTTCTTCCTGTCACTATCTtacatcagcttttttttttcagaaatcctGAAAAAATAATTGTGACTTAGTGACAGAAAAGAATGTGGAGGGTTTAGTTCAAGTTAGTTTTTCAATcaacttttattcatttctcttagTAACCAAATATGTAACTTCTGAAAATTTATagttaaattaaatcaaatatgtAAGTGCAAGATCCATGGACATTTGGAAGCCTTTACAATTATTGTAAACATTTTCATGTTCAATTAGCAGATACTTTCAGGAGGTATGAAACATAATAGCTTGATTTGTTGTGGTTTCCACATTTTCTAGGTCTTGGACAATTGGATGAGTTATAAAATATCCCATTTATTCTTCTTGCAAATAGCAAAGAATATGCTGGACTTACTTGATTCACGAATACTTAACATTGTACATTTAAGAAACCTACGCCTCAGATGatattcctttcctacccacaGCTCAGCCtcaggactttctttttttctttttttttttttttttccttttaatgattgTGATGCATCACTGGGTTTTGGATATTTGATAACACTAGTCGCAGGCTGAGGGCCTTATGTCCATATCTATGctccacaaaaatatatttgcttttatttgtaaGCCCCCAACTTGGCTTGGAGGTGTTAGGAAATATGCTGGTTGAGTACAGAGTCCCTCAGGGTCAAAGTCCCTGATAACATTAGTCTTcgttctgttttcttcctctacATAGGCTATAAATATAAGCTGAGTTACTCAGCAAAAATTAAGCAGAGAActgcaggaaaaagaaagagagattataaacttttctttttccttttccaaaaccCAGAGGCTTTGCTagataccacttttttttttttttcttaagaaagctCTTctgccaacatggggctcaaactcacaaccccaagatcaagagttatatgctgtaccaactgaaccaaccaggtgctaCTTTGTTAGATATCTCTTACTCACCCTACAAGGTCTGTCATTggtatgtttgtatattttattgcCCCTCTTTTCTTGGCTTAGTAAAGTATAACAGAAAAAGTCCTTATTGCAAATATTCTGATGAGTttgaatttggaataaaaatttttgtttagtaTTTGAGAGATTAAGAGGCACTTAAATAAAGCcatctctttaattttaaagcaaatatattcTAACAATTTCAGACACTGAAATTGGCAGTGAATATTCACAGAGAAAgtcatggtatttttctttatggAGCAGTCTTAGATTTAGTTATCTAATCTTGATTTGTTTGTACTTAGAACGACTTCCCAAATCCTACCATATGCCAGCCCACATTCctgtccttatttatttatttatttatgagagccgttgcacagaagcagggagaggggcagcggggaagggagaaggagagagtatCCCAGCAGACTGCACTGAGGACAGATCCACACCTGGGGCTTGATcacatgaccctaagatcatgacctgagccaaaatcaagagtccaaggcttaagccactgagccacccatgcgcccttcctgttcctctttctttcttttttttttttttttagattttttatctatttatttgacagagagagagatcacaagtagacggagaggcaggcagagagagagagagagggaagcaggcttctcgctgagcagagagcccgatgcgggactcgatcccaggaccctgagatcatgacctgagccgaaggcagcagcttaacccactgagccacccaggcgcccccttgttcCTCTTTCTTGTTTCACTCTTTTCCCATTACACTtaactatctctctctctctctctctctctctctcacacacacacacacacacacacacacacacacacacaggtatttTCGTCATGTATCCCCAAAGAATATATTCCATGGTCTAAATTAGTGTCCAACATACAGTAACCATCCGGTAGATATTTGGTAAATGAGGGCATTGTCATCCCGATATTACACACGTAGAAAGGGAAGGTTAAGAAAGGTGGAGGCATTTCTACGATCATACTGCTTGTAAAAAGCAGTACCATCTACCTAGTTTCCAAGTTCTTTCAACTACTTTATAGAGTCTTTCAAATTTGAGGATTGTCCAGACTCCATTATCTATGTTTATAGCTGAAGAATGAGTAAACACAAGACTCACAATGACAGGGTAGCGATTCAATAAGAAATCAGTGGAATTCATAACATTGTGGATAAAACTGTTCAATACATAATGAGGGCTAGTGGGTGTGTAGAAGAGAAAGACCAAAGGAAAATGATGTTGACTATTATGGATGCTTTAATAACGTctcttaactgaaaaaaaatatataaaggaaaggagaattttgtagctggtgatttttttttacaaactttctttttcttttttcttttctttttttaagtttcagaggtagaattcagtgatttatacataatatataacacctagtgctcattacgtCAAGTGCCCTCGTTgatgcccattacccagttaccccatccttctGACCACCTCCCCA
Proteins encoded in this window:
- the LOC125107754 gene encoding C-type lectin domain family 1 member B-like isoform X1, translated to MLDEDGYITLNIKNRKPALTSVDPASSPLWRVTALILLVLCMGLVVGLVALGMMSVRELNHQQVENKNVSGTLHQVAKKFCQYLIKQLEQKNTVSHKCSPCDRNWRYYGDSCYGFFRRNLTWEESKQFCINMNATLLKIASQSVLEYMKSRTGLIRWVGLSRKNSTEVWMWEDGSVPSKNVFERSGNERENMNCAYFYDGKIYPTFCKNKHHLMCERNAGMVNVDTLL